Within Gaiellales bacterium, the genomic segment GAGAGGCGCTGGCACGCGAGCTTGCGGGCCGCGGTGCGCGCGTCGCGGTCACCGCGCGCCGGGCCGACCGGCTCGAGCAGCTGGCCGCCGGCCGGGGCATCGTCCCGGTGCCGGCGGACGTCAGCGACCGCGAGATGGTGCTCGCGGCCGAGGAGACCGTGCGGAGCGAACTGGGCGGGCTGGACATGGCGATCCTGAACGCCGGCACCTTCGGGCAGATGGACGTGACCGCATGGGACACGGCGGCCTACCGCCGGCACGTCGACGTCAACCTGATGGGGCTCGTCCACGGGGTGGAGGCCGTGCTGCCCGCGATGCGGCGCGCGCGGGCCGGTCGCATCGTCGGCATCGCAAGCGTCGCCGGCTACCGCGGGTTCCCGTCATCCCAGGCGTACGGGTCCACGAAGGCGGCCGAGATCAACCTGCTCGAGTCGCTGCGGATCGATCTGCTGCCGCTCGGCGTGCGGGTATCGACTGTCTGCCCGGGATTCGTGCGAACCGACCTGACGGCGCTGAACACCTTCCGCATGCCGTGGCTGCTGGAGCCCGAGGACGCCGCGCGACGCATCGCCGACGGGCTCGAGAAGGACAAGGCCGAGATCGTGTTCCCGATGCCGATGATGCTCGCCATGAAGGCGGTCCGGCTGGTGCCGGTGCGGCCATGGACGGCGATGATGTCGCGCCGCGCGCGCACCCGGCACCTCCGCCGCTCGTGACAACAGCCGCAGTCGAGGCGCTGCTACGCGCCCAGGCCCTCGGAGCGGTCGACCCGCTCCTGCGCGCCGATCACGATCTTCGCGATCTGCCCAAGCTCGTTCCCGCGCTGAACGACCGAGGGGACGACGAAGTGCAGCTCGCAGCCGTCACCCTCGCGGACGACGGTGACGGCGACCTGCTCGTCGCGTGACTCGAACGGCAGGTAACGCCAGCCGGGAGCGCCGGTGATCTCGATCGTCCCGTCGTCATCCGGGATGGCAGCTTCGGTCATGCGGACGTGGTACCCGGCGCGCCGCAGGTCCAGTCTCACCTGCGCGACTTGACATCTTCACCCGGTGGTTCCATGCTTGCCGGGTTCTCCAGGCAGGGGAACCAGTGACCACAGGAGGGGGTGGGCAGTGCTCCGATCGAACCTCAGCCGCCACGGACGGCGGCTGCGTGCCGTCATCGCCGTGACTGCGCTGGCCGTCGCGGCCGGCATCGCGCCGTCCGGCGCGTCCGCAGCAACGCTCGTCAAGACCATCGGCTTCCCCGGCCCGGCGGGGCTCTATGCCTACGGCATGGACTGGGACCAGTCCGACAACACGATCCTCGTCGCCGACTACTGGAACTACCGCGTCAAGCGCTACACGACCTCCGGGGCCTATATCGGAACCGTCTCGAAGCCCGATCCGCTGGGTTCGGGCAGCGGCATCGGCGCACCGTACGACGTCGAGGCCGACATGATCGGCAACCCGTCGGCCGCCCCGCTGTGGGTCGCCGACCAGGGCAACTCGCGCATCGTCGAGTTCACGCACACCGGCACCTTCATCCGCAGCATCGGCCGCAACGGGCACGGGACGGGCGGGCACGCCTATCCGGTCGGGTGCGGAAACGGCGCGATGACGATCCCCACCCACATCTTCGCCGATCCGGTGTCCGGACAGCTCTACGTCTCGGATCCGCGGTGCCGGCAGGTCTACATCTTCAACCACACCACCGGCGCGTACGTCGGCCACTTCAACTGGCCGGGCGGCTTCCAGCCGATCCCGCGCGGGATCGCCGGCGACGGCAGCGGCATCTACGTGGTCGAGCACAACACCCGGTCGATCTACGTCTTCAACCGCGCCGGCCAGTACGTCAAGAAGCTGGCGAGCAACAGCGACATGAACGATCCTCGCGGCCTCGACCTGGGCGGCGGCAACGTCTTCGTCGTGTCCGCCATCAAGAACAAGGTCTTCCAGTACAACGAATCCACCGGGGCGCTCGTGCGCTCGTGGTCGCACACCGGCGGCGGCACCAGCGGCCCGTCGTTCGACTCCATCCGCTTCCCGGCCGTTGACGGCAGCGGCAACGTCTACGTGGGCGACACCTGGGGATGCCCGGCCTACAACGGCCCATCCTGCAGCGGCGCGGATCCCGGCTACCGGGTCTACAAGTACTCGCCGTCGGGAGCGCCGATCGCCCTGACCGGCGGCAGCTGCACCTGGTCGCTCCAGGGCGCCTGCAGCATGGGGTCGACGCAGCCGCCTCCGATGGGCGGGTTCAACCAGCAGAACGGCGTCGGGATCAACCCGGCCGACAACTCGCTGTTCGTGGTGGACACGTTCGAGCAGCGGGTGCAGAAGTTCGACACCGCGAGCACGTGCACCAGCGCGAGCAGCTGCCCGGCGTGGATCCTGCAGTTCGCCGGCCGCGCCGGTGCGGGCGTCCAGTCCGAGGGCGTCGGCTACCCGCGGGCGCTGGTCTTCGGGAGCGACGGGCGCGTCTGGATCGGCGACAACAACAACGACGTCCAGGCGTGGACGCCGGGCGGCGGCAGCACGGCCTCGCCGGCGACGTTCGTCCACCGCTTCGGCTCGCAGGGCACATCGCCCGGGCAGTTCAAGGGCGGCGTGCAGGGGCTGACGGTCACGGCCGGCCGCATCTACGCGACGGACTACGCCGGCTGCCGGTTGCAGGTGTTCGACGAGAACACGCTGCTGCACGTGTCGAGCGGCACGTCGGCGCTCGAGGCAATCGTCGGCGATACGGGCTGCAGCACGATGCACGGGCCGCGCGGCGTCGCCGTCGACCCGGCGAACCCATCGGTCGCCTACGTGACCGACGGTGCCCGCCTGCTCCGGTGGAACCTGAACCTGGGAACCCCCGGGCATCCCGGCGGCGGCACGATGACCTCGATCACGTCCTGCGGTCTGGCGCAGGCCTGGGGCGTGACGTTCCACAACGGCGCGTACTACATCGGCGACGTCGGTCACAAGCGGATCATGAAGTACGTGCCGGGAGGCGCGTGCACCGCGGTCGTCACCGGCCTGCCGCAGGGCTCCAACTTCGTCGCCTTCGACACGGCGGGGCGCATGTACGCGAGCGACAACAGCAAGCGCATCCTGGTCTACTCCGGGGTGGGCTGAGTCCGGCTTCGGGGGGCGGGGCCGTCCCGGCTCCGCCCCCGCCGGTGCGCGTTCCGTACACTTCGGCCATGCCGCGCACCCTGTTCGAGAAGGTCTGGGACGACCACCTGATCGGTGACGATCTGCTGTTCGTCGACCTGCATCTGGTGCACGAGGTGACCAGTCCGCAGGCGTTCGAGGCGTTGCGGCTCGCCGGGCGGCCGGTGCGCCGGCCGGACCGCACGCTGGCGACGGCCGACCACAACGTCCCCACCGGCCCCGGACGCGCGGACGAGCTGTCCCAGGCACAGCTCGAGGCGCTGCGGCGAAACTGCGAGGAGTTCGGCGTGCGGTTCTACCCCTTGGGTCACCGCCGCCAGGGCATCGTGCACGTGATCGGGCCCGAGCTGGGCGTCACCCAGCCCGGCATGACGATCGTGTGCGGGGACTCCCACACCTCGACCCACGGCGCATTCGGCGCGCTGGCGTTCGGTATCGGCACGAGCGAGGTCGAGCACGTCCTGGCCACCCAGACCGTGGCCCAGACCCGGCCGCGGACGATGCTGGTCTCCTACTCCGGCGAGCTCGGCCTCGGCTGCACGGCGAAGGACATGATCCTCGGCACGATCGGCCAGATCGGCACGGACGGGGCAACCGGCCACGTGATCGAATACGCCGGCGACGCGATCCGGGGGCTCTCGATGGAGGGCCGCATGACGATCGCGAACATGTCGATCGAGGCGGGCGCGCGTGCGGGGATGATCGCGCCCGACGACACGACGTTCGCCTACATGGAGGGCCGACCCGGCCTGCCGTCCGACGTCGACGCCGCGGTCGACCGGTGGCGAGAGCTGGTGACCGACCCGGGCGCCTCGTTCGACCGCCTCGTCGAGGTCGACGTGCCGTCGCTCGCCCCCCAGGTCTCGTGGGGGACGAATCCCGGGCAGGTCGCGCCGATCACCGGCGCCGTGCCCGCTCCCGCCGACGAGTCCGACGAGCGGGCGCTGGCCTACATGGACCTGCGGCCGGGCACGCCGCTGTCGGAGATCGCGATCGACCGGGTGTTCCTGGGATCGTGCACCAACGCCCGGATCGAGGATCTGCGCGCGGCCGCCGAGGTGGTCCGCGGCCGGAAGGTCGCATCGTCGGTGCGCGCCATGGTCGTCCCGGGATCGGTTGGAGTTAAAGCTCAAGCTGAGCGTGAGGGTCTGGACGAGATCTTCAAGGCGGCGGGCTTCGACTGGCGGGGGGCCGGATGCTCGATGTGCCTGGGGATGAACCCCGACGTGCTTGCGCCCGGCGAGCGCTGCGCGTCCACGTCCAACCGCAACTTCGAGGGCCGGCAGGGCAAGGGCGGCCGGACGCACCTGCTCTCCCCCGTGATGGCGGCGGCAGCTGCCGTGACAGGACGGCTGACCGACGTGCGGGAACTGGCGTGAAGCCCGTCACCGTGATCGAGGGCAGCGTGGCGGCGCTGGACCGCGCCAACGTCGACACCGACCAGATCGTGCCCAAGCAGTTCCTGAAGCGGATCGAGCGCAGCGGGTTCGGCGAGTTCCTGTTCTGGGATTGGTTCCGCGAGCCCGGCTTCCCGCTGAACCGGATCGAGTTCCACGGGGCGCCGATCCTGGCCGCCGGGCGGAACTTCGGATCGGGCAGCTCCCGTGAGCACGCGGCGTGGGCGCTCCAGGACTACGGCTACGAGGCGGTCGTGGCCCCCAGCTTCTCGGACATCTTCCGCTCGAACTGCACCAAGATCGGGCTGCTGCCGGTGGAGCTCCCGGAGGAGGACGTGCGCGAGCTGATCGACCACGCGCCGCACCCGGCGCGGATCGACCTGGAACAGCAGACGGTGACGCTTCCCTCCGGGCGGGTGTCGCGGTTCGAGATCGACCCGCACGTCAAGGAACGGCTCCTGAACGGCTGGGACGAGATCGCGCTGACCGAGAACCGGATGGCCGAGATCGAGGAGTACGAGGCCACCCGCGAGCGCGAGGGGCCAAACGCGCTGACGATCTGAGTCCGTCGGTTGGCGCGTCTCGCGGCCGCGCCCGCCAGTAAGATCGCGCGAATGCGAGTCGGGGTACCCTCGGAGCACGGTGCCGTCGAGCGTCGGGTGGCACTGACGCCGGACGCTGTCGGACGGCTGCTCGGCCTCGGCGTCGAGGTCGTCGTCCAGTCCGGCGCCGGCGATGCCGCCGCCCTTCCGGACGCCGACTACGAGACGGCCGGCGCGCGGATCGTGCCGGACGGCCGGACGCTGCTTGCCGAAGCGGACATGGTGGTCATGGTGACGCGCCCCCGTGACGAGGAGGTCTCGGCGTTCCGGCACGGCAGCGGCGTGGTCGGGATGCTGCAGCCGCTGATCAACCGCGAGCTGGTCGATGCGCTCGCCGCCGGCTCGATCACGGCGTTCAGCCTGGACGCCATACCGCGCATCACCCGGTCGCAGTCAATGGATGCGCTGTCGTCCCAGGCAACGGTGGCGGGCTACAAGGCGGTGCTGATCGCGGCGGGCCACCTTCCCAAGTTCTTCCCCATGCTGATGACCGCCGCCGGAACCGTCGCGCCGGCGAAGGTGTTCGTGCTCGGGGCCGGCGTGGCCGGGCTGCAGGCGATCGCCACCGCCCGCCGGCTGGGCGCCGTCGTCTCGGCATTCGACACGCGCCCGGTCGTCCGCGAGCAGGTGAACAGCCTCGGGGCCGCATTCGTCGAGCTGGAGCTGGACGTCGAGGAGGGCGAGGACGCACGCGGGTACGCCCGCGAGCTCACCGAGGCGCAGTACGCGCAGCAGCAGGAGCTGGTCGCGCGCACGGTGTCGGACTCCGACGTCGTCATCACCACGGCGCTGATCCCGGGCCGGCCCGCGCCGCGCCTGGTGACGGCGGCCGGGGTCGCATCGATGCGGCCCGGCTCGGTGATCGTCGACCTGGCGGCCGAGACGGGCGGCAACTGCGAGCTGACCGAGCCCGGCGAGGTGGTCGTGCGCGACGGCGTGACGATCGTCGGCACGCTGAACGTGCCGTCGACGATGCCGCTGCATGCGAGCCAGATGTACGCCCGCAACATCACCAACCTGCTGACGCTGATCGTGCAGGACGGCGAGCTGCACCTGGACTTCGAGGACGAGATCGTCGCCGACGCCTGCATCACCCACGACGGCGCCGTGGTGTCGAAGCTGCTTCAGGGGGCGACGGCATGACCCACGAGCTGGTGCTGCAGATCACGGTGTTCGTGCTGGCCGCGCTCGTCGGCTTCGAGGTGATCTCGAAGGTGCCGACGACGCTGCACACGCCGCTCATGTCGGGCACCAACGCCATCCATGGCATCGTCATCGTCGGGGCGATCCTGGTGGTCGGGCGGACAGACTCGCTGCTGGTCGAGGTGCTCGGGACGATCGCCATCGCGTTCGGCGCGATCAACGTCGCCGGCGGCTTCCTGGTCACCGACCGGATGCTGAACATGTTCAAGCAGAAGCCGGGAGAGCAGAAGCGCGATGCATGAGCGGGAGGCGTTCGACCTCGCGTACCTCGCGTGCGCGGCGCTCTTCGTCTACGGCCTGAAGCAGCTGGGGTCGCCGCGCACGGCGGTGCGCGGGAACCAGCTCGCGGCGGCGGCCATGGTGATCGTGATCGCCGTGACGCTGTGGGACTCCGGAAGCCACAACCTGCTCTGGATCATCGCCGGCATGGTGATCGGCGGAGCAGTCGGGGCCTACTCGGCGCAGGCGGTGAAGATGACCGCGATGCCGCAGATGGTGGCGCTGTTCAACGGCGTCGGCGGCGGCGCGGCCGCGCTGATCGCGTTCAACGAGTTCCACATGGCGACCGCGGGCGGCGGCAGCCTGCCGAACGACCAGGTCACCTCGACGCTGTTCTCGGCGATCGTCGGCTCACTCAGCTTCGCCGGCTCGATGGTCGCGTTCGGCAAGCTGCAGGAGGTGATCACGGGCAGCCCCGTGACCCTGCCGGCGCAGAAGCTCGTGAACGCGGCCATCTTCATCGTCATCCTGGCACTGGCCGTCTCGCAGTACGTCGGCACGCAGCGGGAGGGCGTGGTGGCGATCGCCATGGTGCTGGCACTGGTGCTCGGTGTGATCATGGTGATGGCGATCGGCGGCGCCGACATGCCGGTGGTGATCTCGCTGCTGAACTCGTTCACCGGCCTCGCCGCCGCGGCCACCGGCTTCGCGCTCCACAACAACGCCCTGATCATCGCGGGGACGCTGGTGGGCGCGTCGGGCACGCTGCTCACGCAGATGATGGGCAAGGCGATGAACCGGTCGATCGCGAACGTCGTGTTCGGCGCGTTCGGCACGGGCGGCGGAGGGGCCGCGGCAGCGGAGGGGCCGGCGGGCGGCCAGGTGCGCGCGACGACCGCGGACGACGTCGCGGTGATGCTCGCCTACGCGCGGCGCGTCGTCATCGTCCCGGGCTATGGCCTGGCGGTGGCGCAGGCGCAGCACACGATCCGCGAGCTGGCCGACCAGCTCGAGCAGCGAGGCGTCGACGTCCGCTATGCGATCCACCCCGTCGCCGGACGGATGCCGGGTCACATGAACGTGCTGCTGGCCGAGGCGGATGTGCCGTACACCCAGCTGTACGAGATGGACGACATCAACGACGAGTTCCCGCGAACCGACGTCTCGCTGGTGATCGGCGCAAACGACGTGGTCAACCCCGCCGCGAAGAACACGCCCGGCAGCCCGATCTACGGCATGCCGGTGCTGAACGTGGATCAGTCCTCGGCCGTGGTCGTGCTGAAGCGGAGCATGAACACGGGATTTGCGGGGATCGAGAACGAGTTGTTCTACGACGCGAAGACGACGATGCTGTTCGGCGACGCGAAGCAGTCGATCATGGGGCTGATCGGCGCCGTCAAGGCCGTCTGAGCGGCCGGCCCGCGGACGTCACAGACCCGTGACACTGCATCACGCGGACGCAACCACACGCCCGCCCGTCCCCACCCGCAGGGGTTGGGCGACGGCCGCTCACAGCCGGGCGAGCAGCGCCGCCAGGAGCGTGCTTCGCTCCTCGATCGACGTCAGCGACACCCGCTCGTCGGCCGCATGCGCACCGGCGCCGATCGGCCCCAGCCCGTCCAGCACGGGAGCGCCGATGGCAGCGGCGAAGTTCCCGTCCGAGCCGCCGCCTGACGCGTTCTCCTCGAGCCCCTGTCCGAGCTCGCGCGCGATTCCGATCGCCCGCTCCGCGAGCCTCGCGGACTCGGCGCTTCGGATCATCGGCGGCCGCGTCACCCCACCGCTCACCTCGAGCACCGCCCCCGGCAGCACGGGCCGCAGTCCCCGGATCGCCGCCTCCAGCGCCTGCTGCTCCGGCGCCGTCCAGGCACGGGCGTCGATCCGCGCC encodes:
- a CDS encoding SDR family NAD(P)-dependent oxidoreductase gives rise to the protein MRFDASRVWITGASSGIGEALARELAGRGARVAVTARRADRLEQLAAGRGIVPVPADVSDREMVLAAEETVRSELGGLDMAILNAGTFGQMDVTAWDTAAYRRHVDVNLMGLVHGVEAVLPAMRRARAGRIVGIASVAGYRGFPSSQAYGSTKAAEINLLESLRIDLLPLGVRVSTVCPGFVRTDLTALNTFRMPWLLEPEDAARRIADGLEKDKAEIVFPMPMMLAMKAVRLVPVRPWTAMMSRRARTRHLRRS
- a CDS encoding NHL repeat-containing protein, producing MLRSNLSRHGRRLRAVIAVTALAVAAGIAPSGASAATLVKTIGFPGPAGLYAYGMDWDQSDNTILVADYWNYRVKRYTTSGAYIGTVSKPDPLGSGSGIGAPYDVEADMIGNPSAAPLWVADQGNSRIVEFTHTGTFIRSIGRNGHGTGGHAYPVGCGNGAMTIPTHIFADPVSGQLYVSDPRCRQVYIFNHTTGAYVGHFNWPGGFQPIPRGIAGDGSGIYVVEHNTRSIYVFNRAGQYVKKLASNSDMNDPRGLDLGGGNVFVVSAIKNKVFQYNESTGALVRSWSHTGGGTSGPSFDSIRFPAVDGSGNVYVGDTWGCPAYNGPSCSGADPGYRVYKYSPSGAPIALTGGSCTWSLQGACSMGSTQPPPMGGFNQQNGVGINPADNSLFVVDTFEQRVQKFDTASTCTSASSCPAWILQFAGRAGAGVQSEGVGYPRALVFGSDGRVWIGDNNNDVQAWTPGGGSTASPATFVHRFGSQGTSPGQFKGGVQGLTVTAGRIYATDYAGCRLQVFDENTLLHVSSGTSALEAIVGDTGCSTMHGPRGVAVDPANPSVAYVTDGARLLRWNLNLGTPGHPGGGTMTSITSCGLAQAWGVTFHNGAYYIGDVGHKRIMKYVPGGACTAVVTGLPQGSNFVAFDTAGRMYASDNSKRILVYSGVG
- the leuC gene encoding 3-isopropylmalate dehydratase large subunit, with protein sequence MPRTLFEKVWDDHLIGDDLLFVDLHLVHEVTSPQAFEALRLAGRPVRRPDRTLATADHNVPTGPGRADELSQAQLEALRRNCEEFGVRFYPLGHRRQGIVHVIGPELGVTQPGMTIVCGDSHTSTHGAFGALAFGIGTSEVEHVLATQTVAQTRPRTMLVSYSGELGLGCTAKDMILGTIGQIGTDGATGHVIEYAGDAIRGLSMEGRMTIANMSIEAGARAGMIAPDDTTFAYMEGRPGLPSDVDAAVDRWRELVTDPGASFDRLVEVDVPSLAPQVSWGTNPGQVAPITGAVPAPADESDERALAYMDLRPGTPLSEIAIDRVFLGSCTNARIEDLRAAAEVVRGRKVASSVRAMVVPGSVGVKAQAEREGLDEIFKAAGFDWRGAGCSMCLGMNPDVLAPGERCASTSNRNFEGRQGKGGRTHLLSPVMAAAAAVTGRLTDVRELA
- the leuD gene encoding 3-isopropylmalate dehydratase small subunit gives rise to the protein MKPVTVIEGSVAALDRANVDTDQIVPKQFLKRIERSGFGEFLFWDWFREPGFPLNRIEFHGAPILAAGRNFGSGSSREHAAWALQDYGYEAVVAPSFSDIFRSNCTKIGLLPVELPEEDVRELIDHAPHPARIDLEQQTVTLPSGRVSRFEIDPHVKERLLNGWDEIALTENRMAEIEEYEATREREGPNALTI
- a CDS encoding Re/Si-specific NAD(P)(+) transhydrogenase subunit alpha gives rise to the protein MRVGVPSEHGAVERRVALTPDAVGRLLGLGVEVVVQSGAGDAAALPDADYETAGARIVPDGRTLLAEADMVVMVTRPRDEEVSAFRHGSGVVGMLQPLINRELVDALAAGSITAFSLDAIPRITRSQSMDALSSQATVAGYKAVLIAAGHLPKFFPMLMTAAGTVAPAKVFVLGAGVAGLQAIATARRLGAVVSAFDTRPVVREQVNSLGAAFVELELDVEEGEDARGYARELTEAQYAQQQELVARTVSDSDVVITTALIPGRPAPRLVTAAGVASMRPGSVIVDLAAETGGNCELTEPGEVVVRDGVTIVGTLNVPSTMPLHASQMYARNITNLLTLIVQDGELHLDFEDEIVADACITHDGAVVSKLLQGATA
- a CDS encoding NAD(P) transhydrogenase subunit alpha; this encodes MTHELVLQITVFVLAALVGFEVISKVPTTLHTPLMSGTNAIHGIVIVGAILVVGRTDSLLVEVLGTIAIAFGAINVAGGFLVTDRMLNMFKQKPGEQKRDA
- a CDS encoding NAD(P)(+) transhydrogenase (Re/Si-specific) subunit beta — protein: MHEREAFDLAYLACAALFVYGLKQLGSPRTAVRGNQLAAAAMVIVIAVTLWDSGSHNLLWIIAGMVIGGAVGAYSAQAVKMTAMPQMVALFNGVGGGAAALIAFNEFHMATAGGGSLPNDQVTSTLFSAIVGSLSFAGSMVAFGKLQEVITGSPVTLPAQKLVNAAIFIVILALAVSQYVGTQREGVVAIAMVLALVLGVIMVMAIGGADMPVVISLLNSFTGLAAAATGFALHNNALIIAGTLVGASGTLLTQMMGKAMNRSIANVVFGAFGTGGGGAAAAEGPAGGQVRATTADDVAVMLAYARRVVIVPGYGLAVAQAQHTIRELADQLEQRGVDVRYAIHPVAGRMPGHMNVLLAEADVPYTQLYEMDDINDEFPRTDVSLVIGANDVVNPAAKNTPGSPIYGMPVLNVDQSSAVVVLKRSMNTGFAGIENELFYDAKTTMLFGDAKQSIMGLIGAVKAV